The Erigeron canadensis isolate Cc75 chromosome 4, C_canadensis_v1, whole genome shotgun sequence genome window below encodes:
- the LOC122595243 gene encoding uncharacterized protein LOC122595243, whose product MAMKSIILLATLLVVVFVPREANAQTIGVTLRINGTVPCSLTGIVPTLPNITTPTTLPFPNATVQLVVLGIPVGLTVRTDSLGRFVLTTVQSVVASTTNLLNQAVVVVTTPLSVCNSSLPANTFLQSARPLQVLSNTGSLLSLTVGSFVSVKL is encoded by the exons atggcAATGAAATCGATCATCTTGCTTGCTACCCTTTTGGTAGTTGTTTTTGTGCCACGAGAAGCCAACGCTCAAACCATAGGAGTTACCCTTAGAATCAATGGAACTGTACCTTGCTCTCTGACTGGCATTGTTCCTACTCTTCCCAATATCACAACCCCAACTACTCTTCCATTCCCAA ATGCTACAGTCCAACTAGTGGTACTCGGGATTCCAGTAGGACTAACAGTAAGAACAGATTCACTCGGACGATTTGTTTTAACTACAGTTCAGTCTGTGGTTGCATCTACAACTAACCTTCTAAACCAAGCTGTTGTTGTGGTTACCACACCGCTCTCGGTTTGCAATTCATCCCTTCCAGCAAACACCTTCCTACAATCCGCCCGCCCGTTACAAGTGTTGAGCAACACTGGTTCCCTTCTTTCGCTAACTGTGGGATCATTCGTGTCTGTTAAACTATAA
- the LOC122595678 gene encoding GATA transcription factor 24-like isoform X1, whose translation MSESDINNRHHHPHPHHHLHHHQHSSSIFEAVNLQPVNLHNNHNQGIPINNNNLQDEEEDEEVGNGGEEESIDNPYNNNNNNQNNLQNSVIEAGMEDMGVHHQQQHALYVPDTEIQPVVNTGGGVDQLTLSFQGEVYVFDAVSPEKVQAVLLLLGGYEVPTGAPTMGLPPQNQRVLTEFPGRSSQPQRAASLSRFREKRKERCFDKKIRYSVRKEVALRMQRKKGQFTSSKAINDEAAASDWNGGPAQDEETLCRHCGISSKSTPMMRRGPSGPRTLCNACGLKWANKGVLRDLNKVSAPGVPDPTGKTIEQQSDREANDTNAVNVNAMIVSNGGDNSGDTVER comes from the exons ATGTCAGAATCTGATATCAacaatcgtcatcatcatcctcatcctcatcatcatcttcatcatcatcaacattcaTCAAGTATTTTTGAAGCTGTAAATTTACAGCCAGTAAACTTacataataatcataatcaagGAATtcctataaataataataatttacaagatgaagaagaagatgaagaagttgGGAATGGTGGGGAAGAAGAATCAATAGATAATccttacaataataataataataatcagaaTAATTTGCAGAATAGTGTTATTGAAGCTGGAATGGAAGATATGGGTgttcatcatcagcagcagcatgCTTTATATGTACCGGATACCGAAATACAGCCGGTGGTAAACACGGGTGGTGGTGTTGATCAGCTAACGTTGTCGTTTCAGGGTGAAGTTTATGTCTTTGATGCAGTTTCACCCGAAAAG GTGCAAGCTGTGTTATTGCTATTGGGTGGGTATGAAGTGCCAACTGGTGCTCCTACTATGGGGCTTCCTCCTCAAAATCAAAGG GTTTTGACTGAATTTCCTGGACGGTCAAGTCAACCACAAAGAGCTGCTTCATTAAGTCGGTTTAgggagaagagaaaagaaagatgcTTTGATAAGAAAATCCGTTATAGCGTACGGAAGGAAGTGGCCCTCAG AATGCAGCGTAAAAAAGGTCAGTTTACATCATCCAAGGCTATCAATGACGAAGCAGCTGCTTCAGATTGGAATGGTGGTCCTGCCCAGGATGAAGAAACCTT ATGTAGACACTGTGGAATCAGCTCAAAATCCACTCCAATGATGCGCCGTGGGCCTTCTGGGCCACGTACATTGTGCAATGCTTGTGGACTCAAGTGGGCCAACAAG GGAGTTTTACGAGACCTTAACAAGGTATCGGCACCAGGGGTTCCAGACCCGACTGGAAAGACTATTGAGCAG CAGAGTGACAGAGAAGCAAATGACACTAATGCTGTAAATGTGAATGCGATGATTGTATCTAATGGAGGAGACAATTCGGGTGACACCGTTGAAAGATGA
- the LOC122598511 gene encoding phylloplanin-like — MAIKSIIFLLITLLVVVFVAPKANGQPVVIRINETVFCSLNASIVVNTTTPMLPFPNATIQLTISGTPILPTTTTNLQGRFNLGLIQSRHTSLPNLQSPNAKVVVTTPLSVYNSSLPPNTFLKSVPPLQLLFQAPTVYQLGMQAFKSVQI, encoded by the exons ATGGCAATAAAATCTATCATATTCTTGTTGATCACCCTTTTGGTAGTTGTTTTTGTGGCACCAAAAGCCAACGGTCAACCTGTTGTAATAAGAATAAATGAAACTGTATTTTGCTCTCTAAATGCCTCTATTGTTGTCAATACCACAACCCCAATGCTTCCTTTCCCAA ATGCTACAATCCAATTAACCATCTCCGGGACTCCAATAttaccaacaacaacaacaaatttacaAGGACGATTCAATTTAGGTTTAATTCAATCTAGGCATACGTCTTTGCCTAACCTTCAATCACCGAATGCCAAAGTTGTTGTTACTACACCACTCTCGGTTTACAATTCGTCCCTACCACCAAACACCTTCCTAAAATCGGTCCCGCCATTACAATTGTTGTTCCAAGCTCCTACCGTCTATCAATTAGGCATGCAAGCATTCAAGTCTGTTCAAATTTAA
- the LOC122595678 gene encoding GATA transcription factor 24-like isoform X2 — protein MSESDINNRHHHPHPHHHLHHHQHSSSIFEAVNLQPVNLHNNHNQGIPINNNNLQDEEEDEEVGNGGEEESIDNPYNNNNNNQNNLQNSVIEAGMEDMGVHHQQQHALYVPDTEIQPVVNTGGGVDQLTLSFQGEVYVFDAVSPEKVQAVLLLLGGYEVPTGAPTMGLPPQNQRVLTEFPGRSSQPQRAASLSRFREKRKERCFDKKIRYSVRKEVALRMQRKKGQFTSSKAINDEAAASDWNGGPAQDEETLCRHCGISSKSTPMMRRGPSGPRTLCNACGLKWANKGVLRDLNKVSAPGVPDPTGKTIEQSDREANDTNAVNVNAMIVSNGGDNSGDTVER, from the exons ATGTCAGAATCTGATATCAacaatcgtcatcatcatcctcatcctcatcatcatcttcatcatcatcaacattcaTCAAGTATTTTTGAAGCTGTAAATTTACAGCCAGTAAACTTacataataatcataatcaagGAATtcctataaataataataatttacaagatgaagaagaagatgaagaagttgGGAATGGTGGGGAAGAAGAATCAATAGATAATccttacaataataataataataatcagaaTAATTTGCAGAATAGTGTTATTGAAGCTGGAATGGAAGATATGGGTgttcatcatcagcagcagcatgCTTTATATGTACCGGATACCGAAATACAGCCGGTGGTAAACACGGGTGGTGGTGTTGATCAGCTAACGTTGTCGTTTCAGGGTGAAGTTTATGTCTTTGATGCAGTTTCACCCGAAAAG GTGCAAGCTGTGTTATTGCTATTGGGTGGGTATGAAGTGCCAACTGGTGCTCCTACTATGGGGCTTCCTCCTCAAAATCAAAGG GTTTTGACTGAATTTCCTGGACGGTCAAGTCAACCACAAAGAGCTGCTTCATTAAGTCGGTTTAgggagaagagaaaagaaagatgcTTTGATAAGAAAATCCGTTATAGCGTACGGAAGGAAGTGGCCCTCAG AATGCAGCGTAAAAAAGGTCAGTTTACATCATCCAAGGCTATCAATGACGAAGCAGCTGCTTCAGATTGGAATGGTGGTCCTGCCCAGGATGAAGAAACCTT ATGTAGACACTGTGGAATCAGCTCAAAATCCACTCCAATGATGCGCCGTGGGCCTTCTGGGCCACGTACATTGTGCAATGCTTGTGGACTCAAGTGGGCCAACAAG GGAGTTTTACGAGACCTTAACAAGGTATCGGCACCAGGGGTTCCAGACCCGACTGGAAAGACTATTGAGCAG AGTGACAGAGAAGCAAATGACACTAATGCTGTAAATGTGAATGCGATGATTGTATCTAATGGAGGAGACAATTCGGGTGACACCGTTGAAAGATGA